From the Panthera leo isolate Ple1 chromosome C1, P.leo_Ple1_pat1.1, whole genome shotgun sequence genome, one window contains:
- the MIB2 gene encoding E3 ubiquitin-protein ligase MIB2 isoform X1, whose amino-acid sequence MDPDPQAGVQVGMRVVRGVDWKWGQQDGGEGGVGTVVELGRHGSPSTPDRTVVVQWDHGTRTNYRAGYQGAHDLLLYDNAQIGVRHPNIVCDCCKKHGLRGMRWKCRVCFDYDLCTQCYMHGKHDLTHAFERYETAHSRPVTLSPRQGLPRIPLRGIFQGAKVVRGPDWEWGSQDGGEGKPGRVVDIRGWDVETGRSVASVTWADGTTNVYRVGHKGKVDLKCVGEAAGGFYYKEHLPRLGKPAELQRRVSADGQPFQHGDKVKCLLDTDILREMQEGHGGWNPRMAEFIGQTGTVHRITERGDVRVQFGHETRWTFHPGALTKHNAFWVGDVVRVIDDLDTVKRLQAGHGEWTDDMAPALGRVGKVVKVFRDGNLRVAVGGQLWTFSPSCLVAYRPEEDANLDVAERARENKSSLSVALDKLRAQKSDLEHPGRLVVEVALGSMAGALDLLRRHPEQVDAKNQGRTALQVAAYLGQVELVRLLLQARAGADLPDDEGNTALHYAALGNQPEAARALLSSGCGANALNGTRSAALHVAVRRGFLEVVRVLCERGCDVNLPDAHADTPLHCAISAGAGASGIVEVLTEVPGIDVTATNSQGFTLLHHAALKGHTLAVRKILARARQLVDAKKEDGFTALHLAALNNHREVIQILIREGRCDVNVRNRQLQSALHLAVQQAHAGLVPLLVDAGCSVNAEDEEGDTALHVALQRHQLLPLAADGAGGDPGPLQLLSRLQASGLPGSGELTVGAAVACFLALEGADVSYANHRGRSPLDLAAEGRVLKALQGCAQRFRERHAGGGGGAAPGPRLALGTPNTVTNLHVAAPSGPEAAECLVCSELALLVLFSPCQHRTVCEECARRMKKCIRCQVVIGKKLRPDGTEVAGAPPAPGPPRQLVEELQSRYRQMEERITCPICIDSHIRLVFQCGHGACAPCGAALSACPICRQPIRDRIQIFV is encoded by the exons ATGGACCCAGACCCCCAGGCAGGCGTGCAGGTGGGCATGCGTGTGGTGCGCGGCGTGGACTGGAAGTGGGGCCAGCAGGACGGCGGCGAGGGCGGCGTGGGCACTGTGGTGGAGCTTGGCCGCCACGGAAGCCCCTCGACCCCTGACCGCACGGTAGTCGTGCAGTGGGACCACGGCACCCGCACCAACTACCGCGCAGGCTACCAGGGCGCGCACGACCTGCTGCTCTACGACAACGCCCAGATCG GCGTCCGCCACCCCAACATTGTCTGTGACTGCTGCAAGAAGCATGGCCTGCGGGGTATGCGCTGGAAGTGCCGCGTCTGCTTCGACTACGACCTGTGCACGCAGTGCTACATGCACGGCAAGCACGACCTCACCCACGCCTTCGAGCGCTACGAGACGGCCCACTCGCGCCC GGTCACGCTGAGTCCCCGCCAGGGCCTCCCCAGGATCCCGCTGAGGGGCATCTTCCAGGGGGCGAAGGTGGTACGGGGTCCTGACTGGGAGTGGGGCTCGCAGGACG GCGGGGAAGGGAAGCCAGGCCGAGTGGTGGACATCCGTGGCTGGGATGTGGAGACAGGCCGGAGCGTGGCCAGTGTGACGTGGGCAGATGGCACCACCAATGTGTACCGAGTGGGCCACAAGGGCAAGGTGGACCTCAAGTGTGTAGGCGAGGCGGCTGGTGGCTTCTACTACAAGGAGCACCTGCCAAGGCTCG GCAAGCCGGCAGAGCTGCAGCGCAGGGTGAGTGCTGATGGCCAGCCTTTCCAGCACGGGGACAAGGTTAAGTGTCTGCTGGACACAGACATCCTGAGGGAGATGCAGGAAGGCCACGGCGGGTGGAACCCCAGGATGGCGGAG TTTATCGGACAGACGGGCACCGTGCACCGCATCACGGAGCGTGGGGATGTGCGCGTGCAGTTCGGCCATGAGACCCGCTGGACCTTCCACCCTGGGGCTCTCACCAAG CACAACGCCTTCTGGGTGGGTGACGTGGTGCGGGTCATTGATGACCTTGACACGGTGAAGCGGCTACAAGCTGGGCACGGCGAGTGGACAGATGACATGGCCCCT gCCCTGGGCCGCGTCGGGAAGGTGGTAAAAGTTTTCAGAGACGGTAACCTGCGTGTGGCAGTCGGCGGTCAGCTGTGGACCTTCAGCCCCTCCTGCCTGGTGGCCTACCGCCCTGAGGAAGATGCCAACCTGGACGTAGCAGAGCGTGCCAGGGAGAACAAAA gctccctgagtgTTGCCCTGGACAAGCTTCGAGCCCAGAAGAGCGACCTTGAGCATCCGGGGAGACTGGTGGTGGAGGTGGCCCTAGGCAGTATGGCCGGGGCTCTGGACCTGCTGAGGAGGCACCCGGAGCAG GTGGACGCCAAGAACCAGGGCAGGACCGCCCTGCAGGTGGCTGCCTACCTGGGCCAGGTGGAGCTGGTGCGGCTGCTGCTGCAGGCACGGGCGGGCGCAGACCTGCCCGACGATGAGGGCAACACGGCGCTGCACTACGCGGCCCTGGG GAACCAGCCGGAGGCTGCCCGGGCGCTCCTGAGCTCCGGGTGCGGGGCCAATGCCCTTAACGGCACCCGGAGCGCAGCGCTGCATGTGGCCGTGCGGAGGGGCTTTCTGGAGGTGGTGAGGGTCCTGTGTGAGCGCGGCTGTGACGTCAATCTGCCT GACGCCCATGCGGACACACCCCTGCACTGTGCCATCTCGGCGGGCGCCGGCGCCAGCGGCATCGTGGAGGTCCTCACTGAGGTGCCGGGCATCGACGTCACTGCCACCAACAGCCAGGGCTTCACCCTGCTGCACCACGCGGCCCTCAAGGGCCACACACT AGCTGTCAGGAAGATCCTAGCTCGGGCACGTCAGCTGGTGGATGCCAAGAAAGAGGACGGCTTCACGGCCTTGCACCTGGCCGCCCTCAACAACCACCGGGAGGTGATCCAGATTCTCATCCGAGAG ggccgCTGTGACGTGAACGTCCGCAACCGGCAGCTCCAGTCCGCACTGCACCTGGCGGTGCAGCAGGCCCACGCGGGCCTCGTGCCGCTGCTGGTGGACGCTGGCTGCAGCGTCAATGCCGAGGATGAGGAGGGGGACACGGCCTTGCACGTGGCACTGCAGCGTCACCAGCTGCTGCCCCTGGCGGCCGATGGGGCCGGGGGGGACCCGGGGCCCTTGCAGCTGCTGTCCAGG CTACAGGCCTCCGGCCTCCCGGGCAGCGGGGAGCTGACGGTGGGCGCGGCGGTCGCGTGCTTCCTGGCGCTGGAGGGCGCCGACGTGAGCTACGCCAACCACCGCGGCCGGAGCCCCCTGGACCTGGCCGCCGAGGGCCGCGTGCTCAAGGCCCTGCAGGGCTGCGCGCAGCGCTTCCG GGAGCGGcacgcgggcggcggcgggggcgcggcCCCGGGCCCCAGGCTGGCGCTCGGCACCCCCAACACCGTGACGAACCTGCACGTGGCCGCGCCGTCGGGGCCCGAGGCCGCCGAGTGCCTGGTGTGCTCGGAGCTGGCGCTGCTGGTGTTGTTCTCGCCGTGCCAGCATCGCACGGTGTGCGAGG AGTGTGCGCGCAGGATGAAGAAGTGCATCAGGTGCCAGGTGGTCATCGGCAAGAAGCTGCGCCCAG ACGGCACGGAGGTGGCCGGCGCGCCCCCTGCGCCCGGCCCGCCGCGGCAGCTGGTGGAGGAGCTCCAGAGCCGCTACCGGCAGATGGAAGAACGCATCACCTGCCCCATCTGCATCGACAGCCACATCCGCCTCGTGTTCCAGTGCGGCCACGGCGCGTGCGCGCCCTGCGGCGCCGCGCTCAGCGCCTGCCCCATTTGCCGCCAGCCCATCCGCGACCGCATCCAGATCTTCGTGTAG